One genomic region from Rosa rugosa chromosome 1, drRosRugo1.1, whole genome shotgun sequence encodes:
- the LOC133726109 gene encoding origin of replication complex subunit 5-like isoform X1 translates to MESETMVCTTDQCVEQEPQYTHIDQNEFSQRRHNKQEEEEILICECKYDEKDLESACGERCLNVLTSTECTPGYCPCGVYCKNQNSDMVKEERPQITRRATRSSALAKSVVEETDTSSQHPNDASASSDIIKEESPQITRRTTRSSVLAKCSNNVVEETDANSQQQPTLDDLVIGEEGESFSFDDLVSSFPGRESQIKELVHLLGPQNSPMLPIFIYGGSSTGKTSIVLQTFRHLKRPFVYSSCLTCYNPRILFESILNQLFLHRKKAENGYSSAKRCERPSDFVNFLREALVSIVGNPQGQKSGLSSKRSGKANGNMIYFIFDNLERVKGWDKGSTVLPLLFNLYDTLKMPEVGLIFISNTSPDTYDSNMGYVEPNPLYLPDYTDDDLGQILMRHQANKKLYTSFLSVVLRPFSRITRLVDELSSAFSVLFRKYCEPITDLGVVPNEEMKRKLFSQFHPHIAPALNEIFKVSTQPSTEVEARERKPKVSTRKSGGYEVVDQLDFHMSTSAKYLLISAFLASRNPATLDASLFDSTGGSNNRKRKRKVSEKSMEQKETAEQELLMKGPGTFPMERLLAIFQCITSVAEDPLDDEEQAQDGLGIQDGHCGLMSDVLLQLTSLCGANFIVKGGSCPLEGSTRYRSTVSEDMALQVARSIKFPLSKYLYRR, encoded by the exons ATGGAGTCAGAGACTATGGTCTGTACCACAGATCAATGTGTTGAACAAGAGCCACAGTACACACATATTGACCAGAATGAATTCTCACAGAGAAG GCACAAcaagcaggaggaggaggagattctCATATGTGAATGCAAGTATGATGAAAAGGATCTTGAAAGTGCATGTGGAGAAAGGTGCTTGAATGTGTTGACCAGCACAGAATGCACTCCTGGATATTGCCCTTGTGGTGTCTATTGTAAGAATCAG AATTCAGACATGGTTAAGGAAGAAAGGCCACAAATTACAAGGAGAGCAACCAGATCCTCTGCTTTGGCTAAAAGTGTAGTTGAAGAAACAGATACAAGCAGTCAGCACCCAAATGATGCTTCTGCG AGTTCAGACATTATTAAAGAAGAAAGCCCACAAATTACAAGGAGAACAACCCGATCCTCCGTTTTGGCCAAATGTTCAAACAATGTAGTTGAAGAAACAGACGCAAATAGTCAGCAGCAACCGACTTTAGATGACCTTGTGATTGGAGAAGAAGGAGAGTCCTTCAGCTTCGATGATCTGGTGTCTAGTTTTCCTGGTAGAGAAAGTCAGATCAAAGAGCTTGTGCACCTTTTGGGTCCGCAGAACTCTCCCATGcttcctatatttatatatggaGGCTCTTCCACTGGAAAAACCAGTATTGTTCTACAAACATTTAGGCATCTTAAACGACCTTTTGTTTACTCAAGCTGCCTTACCTGTTATAATCCTCGAATCTTGTTTGAATCCATATTAAATCAATTGTTCCTTCACCGAAAGAAAGCAGAAAATGGTTATTCTAGTGCAAAGCGCTGTGAAAGGCCATCTGATTTTGTGAATTTTCTTCGCGAAGCCTTGGTTAGCATTGTTGGTAATCCTCAGGGACAAAAGTCAGGATTGAGTAGCAAAAGGTCAGGAAAGGCTAATGGAAATATGATCTACTTCATTTTTGACAATTTGGAGCGTGTCAAAGGGTGGGATAAAGGTTCTACTGTGTTACCTTTGTTGTTTAATCTCTATGACACTCTGAAAATGCCCGAGGTCGGTCTTATCTTCATCAGCAATACCTCACCGGATACATACGACTCAAATATGGGTTATGTTGAGCCTAACCCTCTATATCTTCCTGATTATACAGATGATGATCTTGGTCAAATCTTAATGAGACACCAAGCAAACAAAAAGCTTTATACCTCTTTTCTCAG tGTTGTACTAAGGCCTTTCAGTAGAATTACCAGACTAGTGGATGAATTGTCTAGTGCATTTTCAGTATTATTCAGAAAATATTGTGAACCTATTACTGATCTTGGGGTTGTTCccaatgaagaaatgaagagaaaGTTGTTTAGTCAATTTCATCCCCATATTGCTCCTGCACTGAATGAGATATTTAAGGTTTCAACTCAGCCTTCCACTGAAGTTGAAGCTAGGGAGAGAAAGCCAAAGGTTAGCACAAGGAAATCCGGAGGTTATGAAGTTGTTGACCAGTTAGATTTTCACATGTCTACCTCTGCCAAGTATCTTCTAATTTCAGCATTCCTTGCTTCAAGAAATCCAGCTACCCTTGATGCATCATTGTTCGATTCTACTGGAGGTTCTAATAATCGAAAACGAAAGAGGAA GGTCTCTGAGAAGTCAATGGAACAGAAGGAAACTGCAGAACAGGAATTACTCATGAAGGGCCCCGGAACATTCCCAATGGAGAGGTTACTAGCCATATTCCAGTGTATTACATCTGTGGCGGAAGATCCACTTGATGATGAGGAACAAGCGCAGGATGGGCTAGGGATTCAAGATGGACATTGTGGGCTCATGTCTGATGTCCTCTTACAATTGACTAGTCTCTGTGGTGCAAATTTTATTGTCAAAGGAGGAAGCTGCCCACTCGAGGGCTCAACTCGCTATCGTTCTACAGTTAGTGAAGATATGGCCCTGCAG GTAGCAAGGAGCATTAAGTTTCCTCTCTCAAAGTACTTGTACAGAAGATGA
- the LOC133726109 gene encoding origin of replication complex subunit 5-like isoform X2: MVKEERPQITRRATRSSALAKSVVEETDTSSQHPNDASASSDIIKEESPQITRRTTRSSVLAKCSNNVVEETDANSQQQPTLDDLVIGEEGESFSFDDLVSSFPGRESQIKELVHLLGPQNSPMLPIFIYGGSSTGKTSIVLQTFRHLKRPFVYSSCLTCYNPRILFESILNQLFLHRKKAENGYSSAKRCERPSDFVNFLREALVSIVGNPQGQKSGLSSKRSGKANGNMIYFIFDNLERVKGWDKGSTVLPLLFNLYDTLKMPEVGLIFISNTSPDTYDSNMGYVEPNPLYLPDYTDDDLGQILMRHQANKKLYTSFLSVVLRPFSRITRLVDELSSAFSVLFRKYCEPITDLGVVPNEEMKRKLFSQFHPHIAPALNEIFKVSTQPSTEVEARERKPKVSTRKSGGYEVVDQLDFHMSTSAKYLLISAFLASRNPATLDASLFDSTGGSNNRKRKRKVSEKSMEQKETAEQELLMKGPGTFPMERLLAIFQCITSVAEDPLDDEEQAQDGLGIQDGHCGLMSDVLLQLTSLCGANFIVKGGSCPLEGSTRYRSTVSEDMALQVARSIKFPLSKYLYRR, translated from the exons ATGGTTAAGGAAGAAAGGCCACAAATTACAAGGAGAGCAACCAGATCCTCTGCTTTGGCTAAAAGTGTAGTTGAAGAAACAGATACAAGCAGTCAGCACCCAAATGATGCTTCTGCG AGTTCAGACATTATTAAAGAAGAAAGCCCACAAATTACAAGGAGAACAACCCGATCCTCCGTTTTGGCCAAATGTTCAAACAATGTAGTTGAAGAAACAGACGCAAATAGTCAGCAGCAACCGACTTTAGATGACCTTGTGATTGGAGAAGAAGGAGAGTCCTTCAGCTTCGATGATCTGGTGTCTAGTTTTCCTGGTAGAGAAAGTCAGATCAAAGAGCTTGTGCACCTTTTGGGTCCGCAGAACTCTCCCATGcttcctatatttatatatggaGGCTCTTCCACTGGAAAAACCAGTATTGTTCTACAAACATTTAGGCATCTTAAACGACCTTTTGTTTACTCAAGCTGCCTTACCTGTTATAATCCTCGAATCTTGTTTGAATCCATATTAAATCAATTGTTCCTTCACCGAAAGAAAGCAGAAAATGGTTATTCTAGTGCAAAGCGCTGTGAAAGGCCATCTGATTTTGTGAATTTTCTTCGCGAAGCCTTGGTTAGCATTGTTGGTAATCCTCAGGGACAAAAGTCAGGATTGAGTAGCAAAAGGTCAGGAAAGGCTAATGGAAATATGATCTACTTCATTTTTGACAATTTGGAGCGTGTCAAAGGGTGGGATAAAGGTTCTACTGTGTTACCTTTGTTGTTTAATCTCTATGACACTCTGAAAATGCCCGAGGTCGGTCTTATCTTCATCAGCAATACCTCACCGGATACATACGACTCAAATATGGGTTATGTTGAGCCTAACCCTCTATATCTTCCTGATTATACAGATGATGATCTTGGTCAAATCTTAATGAGACACCAAGCAAACAAAAAGCTTTATACCTCTTTTCTCAG tGTTGTACTAAGGCCTTTCAGTAGAATTACCAGACTAGTGGATGAATTGTCTAGTGCATTTTCAGTATTATTCAGAAAATATTGTGAACCTATTACTGATCTTGGGGTTGTTCccaatgaagaaatgaagagaaaGTTGTTTAGTCAATTTCATCCCCATATTGCTCCTGCACTGAATGAGATATTTAAGGTTTCAACTCAGCCTTCCACTGAAGTTGAAGCTAGGGAGAGAAAGCCAAAGGTTAGCACAAGGAAATCCGGAGGTTATGAAGTTGTTGACCAGTTAGATTTTCACATGTCTACCTCTGCCAAGTATCTTCTAATTTCAGCATTCCTTGCTTCAAGAAATCCAGCTACCCTTGATGCATCATTGTTCGATTCTACTGGAGGTTCTAATAATCGAAAACGAAAGAGGAA GGTCTCTGAGAAGTCAATGGAACAGAAGGAAACTGCAGAACAGGAATTACTCATGAAGGGCCCCGGAACATTCCCAATGGAGAGGTTACTAGCCATATTCCAGTGTATTACATCTGTGGCGGAAGATCCACTTGATGATGAGGAACAAGCGCAGGATGGGCTAGGGATTCAAGATGGACATTGTGGGCTCATGTCTGATGTCCTCTTACAATTGACTAGTCTCTGTGGTGCAAATTTTATTGTCAAAGGAGGAAGCTGCCCACTCGAGGGCTCAACTCGCTATCGTTCTACAGTTAGTGAAGATATGGCCCTGCAG GTAGCAAGGAGCATTAAGTTTCCTCTCTCAAAGTACTTGTACAGAAGATGA